The window AGTCTCAGCTTACACTCCGAGTTAGCCTACGATTACTTCGAGTTACGCAGCGCGGACGCACAGAAGCAATTGCTGGACGACACGGTGAAGGATTACACCGACGCTCTGCAACTCACGCAGAATCGCTTCGACGGCGGGGCAGCTCCCAAGTCGGACGTGGCGCAGGCAAAGACACAGCTCGACGGAGCACAAGTGCAGGATACCGATGTGACAGTGATGCGCGCGCAGTATGAACATGCCATCGCAACGCTGATCGGCAAGCCACCCGCCGAGTTCAGCATTACGTTCGCGCCGCAGACTCCACTAAATCTCCCTGTAGTACCCGTCGGGCTGCCTGCAACTCTGCTTGAGCGCCGTCCCGACATCGCCGCCGGCGAACGCCGCATGGCGGAAGCCAATGACCAGATCGGCATTGCGCGCGCCGCGTTTTATCCAACTCTGATGCTGAACGCTTCGGCTGGATTTGAGGCGACTACGCTCGCCAATCTCTTCACCTGGCCCAGCCGCATGTGGGCGGCTGGACCGCAGATGTCGCAGACTCTCTTCGATGCCGGACGACGCCGCGCTGTCTCTGAATCTGCAACCGCCAGCTATGACGGCACGGTCGCTTCCTACCGTCAAACAACACTGACCGCCTTCCAGGAAGTGGAAGACAATCTTGCGGCCCTGCGCATTCTGGAAAGCGAGACGCAGCAGCAGCAAGAGGCCACCGCATCCGCAGCGGAAGCATTGCAGCTCTTTACCAATCGCTACCAGGGCGGCGTGGACAACTATCTGCAAGTGATCACAGCGCAGACCGTGCTGCTCAACAATGAGCGGAATGACATCGACATCAAGCGAAGGCGCATGGATGCAAGCGTTCTGCTGATCAAAGCCATTGGCGGCGGATGGGATACGACTCAGTTGCCGAAATACTAGGTCGGCTTCACATCAGTTCTGCGCGTCACGCGCAGTTCGTGAGGCCGCTTGCTTCCAAAAGTCGACGGGGGAAACAATATGCCCCCTCATGGCGGCTTGATGCGGTGCTGGTCCTGGGCTATACTTCCCGTGAAACTTGCTCCCCCGTCCCAAAACATTGAACCCCTCACAGGCTGCCTGCTCGGAATGCGGCGATTGGACCGAAACCAAACGGGCGGGAGTGTGAGTCGCGCATCTATGAGCAGTTCGGCGGGAGCCGAAGTGACTCTTCGATCTCAGCGAAACTAAGACACTCTCCAGGGAGGGGCAAATGGAGAAAGACGTTGACGATCTCTTGAGTGGTGGCGGTGGCGGCGATGACGACGACCGGGGCGGCGAGCGGAAAGTCGTAAAGCTCCTCAAGGGCGAAAGCATCGAATCTGTTAAGAACGAAAAAGTAGTTCTGGTGATTCTCCGGGGCTCGTGGTCAAGTGGCGCCCATCAGGAGCTTATCTGCGTTCTGGAATCAGGGAAGCTCATACGGATCTCGCGAACTAACGCGGCTGATACCTTCCAGATAGGAGCTGACTCGACTCATGTAGACAAAGAGGGGATAGTGCACAGCATGCCCGAACTTTGTAGCAATAAGACCCATCCGAGCAAGCAGCCATTTACCGTGCAACACCTCTACCAGGTATTCAGGAACACACGCAGATCTATGCGGTTCTACAGTCGGGGAGACTGTCGGGATTTCGCGCAGTCGATTTACAAGGACTGCACGGGCTATGACCCGGCGACTGGAAAATTCAAATCGGACTCCCACTCTCTCGAAGACAGCTCTGAAGGTTTCTGAACAACGACTCCCGATTTCGCCGATGTCTTTATGGCCAGGAATTCACGGCCAGGAAGGCGTCAGGAAACGAATCGAAAGATATCCGGTTCGGATCCTTTCTATTGTTGTACGTGCAACAGCCGTCAACTGCGGAACAGTCAGTCCATGGCCGAAGCTGATGACCTCGGATTCATCGTGGACGATATTCCCGGTAGAGATAGCAACGTGACCTAACAAGCCTCCAATTAACCCCTCAAAGAAGACCAGATCGCCCGCGCGGGGCCGCCACCAGCTTCCAGGAAAGGACTTCCAGTCTGTCCACAACTGGGTGACCGACGAGGTAGTGAAAGCGTAGGGGGTTTTATCCGCCTTGTTATCGATCGTCTTTCCGATGATTGACTTGACATTCGCTTTGGTGAGATATCCGCGATTGACCGCCAGCAGCAGCGGCCAGGTATAGCAATTGATGGCCAATTCCGAGGTCGTTCCCAACTGGGCGGCAGGGTTGGCGATATCGCCGGTGGCCCATGCATAGAGTGTGTTCGGTGAAGGCTCCCAGTAATACTGCTGACCGATGTCTGCCACGGCGTCATTGAGAATGTCTGCCTGCGTGCTCATTGCCCAAACTCCCCCTCCGGCGGCATTACTGTTCGAACGCATGCCCGCGGACGCAGATCATTATAAACAAACGGAGTTAGCCCAAGGTCAACGGCATAATCTACCCTGGAAGGCACGGCCCGCTCTGGGCCCGCACCTTGCACATTTTATTTCCGGGAAAAGCAACTATGGCCGTCGAAGAATATTCTTGGACGGCACCGATGCGCTATCGGCCTCCCCAGTCTCAGGCAGGCCACTCGACGATCTTCCCGAAGCGGTTTTTGCGGCGCTCCACACTGGCCCGAATCACCGAATAAACCTCGCTCATCGCCACTGGGTAGGTCAGGAATGCGTCTCCCTCGTGCCGCGCGCCAGGCACGGAGCCCTGCGCGGTGTGGAATACGACCGCGATATTGGTCGTCTGCGGATCACGGCGAAGCCTGCGGCAGACCTCAAATCCGTTCATGTCCGGCAGATTCATATCGAGTAGAACTGCGTCGACCGAGAGCCTGCGCGCCGTCTCGATGCCCTCGGCGCCAGTCAGTACGTGCGTCGCCTCGAAGCCGGCAAGGCCCAGCAATTCGGCGAGGCCCTCCGCATGAGCCTCGTTGTCGTCGATCACGAGAACCTTAAGAGTCGCCGTTTGCGGAGACTCCGTAAGCTGTTCCATCGATACATCTCCGACTACAAGCATACCCCCGCTTAAAGAGTTACGAAAGCGACTGCGTTCGATCTTTGCAGTGGATAATTTTCTCCTTTTATTCGCCTATAATCCATTTTATGGAGATTGCCGGGTACCGCCGCGAAACCGATCTGTCAAAGATGGGGCCGGCGCTGCTCATCGCCAGCAGCCTCATTCTCGCAATTCGCACCGCGAAGTGGTCGCGCATCGCGTGCGACACGGCCTCCCAGCCGGAATGGGACGCCGAAGTCGAGCAGTCGGTTAAGATAGCGCACCGCATTCTGTCGCATCTGCTGACCAAGTCGCCGTTTCTCTTTCCGCAAAAAGATGTGCCGTGGGATCAGCCGGGCAAAGATGAGTCGCCGAAGTGATTTGCGCAGCGAATCGAAGATTCTCTACAATCCGACACGCACGCCAAAATAGCGCCAGGATCGAGAACGAGGGCTCAGCCTATGCACGCAAGATTGCGAACGTTGGTCCTGGCGGCGCTGTTGAGCCTGCTCTGCGCATCTGCTATTGGACAGAACGGATTCCAGGTCAATTTTGAAGCCGTTCGCAAATCCATCGTCTTCCTCTATGCGCGGGGTGCCGACGGCCGGACGCAGCCCGATGGAACCGGATTTCTGATCGGCATTCCAAGCAAGACAAAACCCAATCGCAAGTATATCTTCCTGGTAACGGCTCGCCATATCGTCGATCCGTTCTGGACCGGGTGCCCAGCCAAAAACCAGGGCATCGTCGCGCGATTCAACAAGAAAGTCTTCGACGCAAAGACGGATGAATCAGGAACCGTGGACTATGACCTGCCCGGCGATCCTCTGAAGGGCTTCAAGTGGATCATGCCCAACGACGACTCGGCGGACCTCGCGTTCATCCTGTTGAACGCCGGCAAGATCGATGCGTTAGGCGCCGACTATAACGTCATTGGATTGAACGAATTCCCGAAAGCCGTCGAGCTCGACACCATGGATACGGGATCGCAGATTGTATCTGCCGGGTTGTTTCCAGGAGCCTCGGGGAAAAAACGCAATTATCCCATCTTCAAATTTGGCTATGTCTCCAGCCGTCCGCAGGAGAAGATTGGCTTCAAAGGCTGCCCGAACGGCCGGGAAATTCAAGCGTCGGAATGGATGATCGCGGCGAGTCTCGTGCCGGGTAACAGTGGATCGCCCATCCTGTATGTGCCGAACGGTGCAAGCAGCGCGTCCAACGGCCCCAGTAGAGCTGTTGTGATCGGGGTCCAGTCTACGTCCTTTATCGGGTGGGATATCGCGGGCATGGCTCCGATTCAGTTTCTGAAGGATGCGCTGAAGATCTCCAACTTACCAGACCTGGATCTATCGGAGATTGAGAATTAGCTTTCCTCACCATGATTCAGCGCAGGCAAATATATCTATTGCTAACTTCGCGGCGCAAACGATGACCGGAGTTACATCTCCCACCGCATTAAGTTATCTCCTCCGCAGCCCGGAACCGCGGAGGAGCGAGCAGAATAATCTATCTTCCTGGAAGCTCGTCAATTACCGGCGATTCCACCACGAAATAATAAATCGTGCGAGGGCCCGGTCTAAGCGTGGGCCCCCGCCGGAGAACACAGGCAACAAAGTCCGCTCCTTGGAACCTGAAACTGGTGCGGATA is drawn from Acidicapsa acidisoli and contains these coding sequences:
- a CDS encoding efflux transporter outer membrane subunit, whose translation is MNRVLATCLIGSFSLVVSGCMVGPKYVKPSAPTALAYKEAPPESFKESDGWKQAQPADQKIRGKWWELFGDTQLNALEEELTVSNQDLKVDESRLRQARAMIRFNRASEFPTISTSPSVANERLSPNQPYFPPQYANNGTGAFTLPFDLSYEVDLWGRVRRTVSAAREEAQATAADLQTASLSLHSELAYDYFELRSADAQKQLLDDTVKDYTDALQLTQNRFDGGAAPKSDVAQAKTQLDGAQVQDTDVTVMRAQYEHAIATLIGKPPAEFSITFAPQTPLNLPVVPVGLPATLLERRPDIAAGERRMAEANDQIGIARAAFYPTLMLNASAGFEATTLANLFTWPSRMWAAGPQMSQTLFDAGRRRAVSESATASYDGTVASYRQTTLTAFQEVEDNLAALRILESETQQQQEATASAAEALQLFTNRYQGGVDNYLQVITAQTVLLNNERNDIDIKRRRMDASVLLIKAIGGGWDTTQLPKY
- a CDS encoding response regulator — its product is MEQLTESPQTATLKVLVIDDNEAHAEGLAELLGLAGFEATHVLTGAEGIETARRLSVDAVLLDMNLPDMNGFEVCRRLRRDPQTTNIAVVFHTAQGSVPGARHEGDAFLTYPVAMSEVYSVIRASVERRKNRFGKIVEWPA
- a CDS encoding S1 family peptidase, whose product is MHARLRTLVLAALLSLLCASAIGQNGFQVNFEAVRKSIVFLYARGADGRTQPDGTGFLIGIPSKTKPNRKYIFLVTARHIVDPFWTGCPAKNQGIVARFNKKVFDAKTDESGTVDYDLPGDPLKGFKWIMPNDDSADLAFILLNAGKIDALGADYNVIGLNEFPKAVELDTMDTGSQIVSAGLFPGASGKKRNYPIFKFGYVSSRPQEKIGFKGCPNGREIQASEWMIAASLVPGNSGSPILYVPNGASSASNGPSRAVVIGVQSTSFIGWDIAGMAPIQFLKDALKISNLPDLDLSEIEN